The proteins below come from a single Chloroflexota bacterium genomic window:
- a CDS encoding ABC transporter ATP-binding protein, which produces MEPPATGRPPVIRVERLCKQYVAGSTVVAALRDVDLEVRPSEMVAVMGPSGSGKSTFMNVIGCLDRPTSGRYWLDGIEVSTLSADELADLRNQKIGFIFQGFNLLPRMDALGNVMLPMVYAGLPADERRERGMAALEAVGLQDRAQHRSNELSGGQIQRVAIARALVNGPSLILADEPTGNLDSRTSIEIMAILQRLNAEGATIIIVTHEADIAAHASRIVTFRDGRVVGDNVVAHPASAEATLAAWPRAEQE; this is translated from the coding sequence ATGGAGCCACCGGCTACCGGCCGACCGCCAGTCATCCGCGTGGAGCGGCTCTGCAAGCAGTACGTCGCTGGCAGCACTGTGGTGGCGGCCCTTCGCGACGTCGATCTCGAGGTGCGGCCGAGTGAAATGGTCGCGGTGATGGGGCCATCCGGCTCCGGCAAGTCTACCTTCATGAACGTGATCGGCTGCCTGGACCGCCCGACGAGCGGCCGGTACTGGCTCGACGGCATCGAGGTCTCGACGCTTTCGGCCGACGAGCTTGCCGACCTGCGTAACCAGAAGATCGGGTTCATCTTCCAGGGGTTCAACCTGTTGCCGCGCATGGATGCGCTTGGCAACGTGATGCTGCCGATGGTGTACGCCGGCCTGCCAGCGGACGAGCGGCGCGAACGCGGCATGGCGGCGCTCGAGGCGGTCGGGTTGCAGGATCGGGCGCAGCACCGCTCGAACGAGCTGTCTGGCGGGCAGATTCAGCGGGTTGCCATCGCGCGGGCGCTGGTCAACGGCCCCAGCCTGATCCTGGCAGACGAGCCGACCGGGAACCTGGACAGCAGGACCAGTATCGAGATCATGGCGATCCTCCAGCGGCTCAACGCCGAGGGCGCGACCATCATCATCGTCACGCACGAAGCCGACATCGCGGCCCACGCGAGCCGGATCGTGACGTTTCGTGACGGCCGGGTGGTGGGCGACAACGTGGTGGCGCACCCCGCGTCGGCCGAGGCCACGCTTGCAGCGTGGCCCAGGGCCGAGCAGGAGTAA